One genomic window of Pocillopora verrucosa isolate sample1 chromosome 8, ASM3666991v2, whole genome shotgun sequence includes the following:
- the LOC131783484 gene encoding uncharacterized protein codes for MDNLYVVDKNTVRFFLNAMAAIQAIRTRNHRANLIRRYRTLKKRRIRTLMALIAYMEHRKLTQKLQKPEPAGPLKRVWVLQRDQFMFEELLAGNLPKETWYQNFHVSRKTFFKICETVRSELSRQDTNMRPSVSLEKRVAVALNRLATGSCYTACGVNFGLPKSTANVVKNEFCDILRRKAASFIKFPKSEVEVGKVVSEFEDISMFPHVIGALDGTHVKIIAPKENKYNFLGKKVFYSVLVLGVADSNCKFIHASAGFPGAMSFAQMLRSSALQRDIQNGVILNAPSRIIDGNDVKPLLVGNSNFDLNSWLMTPYSQTPNISAAQNNFNTALSSAREKIVQTFGLLRGRWRCLLETMKEDTLRVPTTVIACCVLHNLCLEMEDDATIEPVFIHNDVDLDVENSDDLPTMSEGGKQVRETINQYLDTFGYK; via the coding sequence ATGGATAATCTGTACGTTGTTGACAAAAACACAGTTCGATTCTTCCTAAACGCTATGGCTGCCATTCAAGCGATAAGGACTCGGAACCATCGGGCAAACCTGATACGAAGGTATCGAACACTCAAAAAGCGAAGGATTCGAACATTGATGGCGTTAATTGCGTACATGGAACACAGAAAGCTCAcgcaaaaattgcaaaaacctGAACCAGCCGGTCCACTAAAGCGTGTCTGGGTCCTTCAAAGAGATCAATTCATGTTCGAGGAATTACTCGCTGGAAATCTTCCCAAGGAAACATGGTATCAGAATTTCCATGTCTCAAGAAAGACATTTTTCAAAATCTGTGAGACAGTTCGTTCTGAGTTATCTAGGCAAGATACGAACATGAGACCGTCAGTCTCTTTAGAAAAGAGAGTTGCCGTCGCTTTGAACCGTCTTGCAACTGGAAGTTGTTATACTGCTTGTGGAGTTAATTTTGGCCTTCCCAAATCTACGGCCAATGTGGTTAAGAATgaattttgtgatattttgagAAGAAAAGCGGCgagttttatcaagtttccGAAAAGCGAGGTTGAAGTAGGAAAGGTTGTCAGCGAGTTTGAAGACATTTCAATGTTTCCCCATGTGATCGGTGCTTTGGATGGAACCCACGTAAAAATTATCGCACCGAAAGAAAACAAGTACAATTTTTTGGGGAAGAAAGTTTTCTACAGCGTTCTTGTTTTAGGCGTAGCTGATAGTAACTGCAAGTTTATCCACGCCAGTGCTGGATTCCCTGGTGCCATGAGTTTTGCACAGATGCTTCGCAGCAGTGCGTTACAGCGTGACATTCAAAATGGCGTGATCTTGAATGCACCAAGTCGAATAATTGATGGTAATGATGTAAAGCCCCTTCTTGTCGGTAACTCGAATTTTGACCTAAATTCTTGGCTTATGACCCCCTATTCACAAACTCCAAATATTTCTGCTGCTCAGAATAATTTTAACACAGCCCTTAGCTCAGCAAGGGAAAAAATTGTGCAGACATTTGGATTGCTTAGGGGTCGCTGGAGGTGTCTGTTAGAGACAATGAAGGAGGACACCTTAAGGGTACCTACCACTGTTATCGCATGCTGTGTTCTACACAATCTGTGCTTGGAAATGGAAGATGATGCAACCATTGAGCCTGTTTTCATTCACAATGATGTGGACCTTGATGTTGAAAACAGCGATGACTTACCGACAATGAGTGAAGGTGGGAAACAAGTCAGGGAGACAATAAATCAATACTTGGACACATTTGGATATAAGTAG
- the LOC131783481 gene encoding angiopoietin-related protein 7-like isoform X2 produces the protein MENQLAELEKKIDALTGNKTTLPAMKNCAELYKSGQRITGVYTIDPDGLGAFEVFCDQTSSSGGWTVFQKRLDGSVDFVNRAWADYKRGFGNLNGEFWLGLDKIHRLTKTKSRLRVELEDTQGKTAYAEYDMFSVSSERSKYRLGLGRYTGTAGDSLSYHRNMAFSTKDRDNDDYSINCAAKYSSAWWYKGCVDVNLNGYYYHGQHTSAPWRGINWEKWKGGSYSAKRAEMKIRPVDF, from the exons ATGGAGAATCAACTGGCCGAATTAGAGAAGAAAATCGACGCTTTGACGGGAAACAAAACAACTCTGCCAG CTATGAAAAACTGTGCTGAGCTGTATAAATCCGGCCAAAGAATCACAGGAGTTTACACAATCGACCCCGATGGTTTAGGTGCGTTTGAGGTGTTTTGCGACCAAACATCTTCTAGTGGGGGCTGGACAGTGTTCCAGAAGAGACTCGATGGCTCCGTTGATTTCGTCAATCGCGCCTGGGCGGATTACAAACGTGGATTCGGAAACTTAAATGgtgagttttggctcggactggacaagataCACCGCCTGACCAAAACAAAGAGTAGACTGCGAGTGGAACTTGAAGACACACAAGGAAAGACAGCTTACGCTGAATATGACATGTTTTCTGTTTCCAGCGAAAGAAGCAAATACAGACTTGGCCTTGGGAGGTATACAG GAACTGCTGGTGATTCCTTGAGCTATCATCGAAATATGGCATTCTCCACCAAAGATCGCGACAATGATGATTATTCGATTAACTGTGCCGCAAAATATAGTAGTGCTTGGTGGTACAAAGGCTGTGTCGATGTCAACTTAAACGGCTACTATTACCACGGTCAGCATACTTCGGCCCCTTGGCGTGGTATCAACTGGGAGAAATGGAAGGGTGGTAGTTACTCTGCTAAGAGAGCTGAAATGAAGATCAGGCCCGTGGACTTTTAA
- the LOC131783481 gene encoding microfibril-associated glycoprotein 4-like isoform X1, with protein sequence MIFVKILFCLLYCSLSFKTTRGQSNTAKNTPDTSTSSKCHNVHFNNYYSGPANKDIKAHLLKMENQLAELEKKIDALTGNKTTLPAMKNCAELYKSGQRITGVYTIDPDGLGAFEVFCDQTSSSGGWTVFQKRLDGSVDFVNRAWADYKRGFGNLNGEFWLGLDKIHRLTKTKSRLRVELEDTQGKTAYAEYDMFSVSSERSKYRLGLGRYTGTAGDSLSYHRNMAFSTKDRDNDDYSINCAAKYSSAWWYKGCVDVNLNGYYYHGQHTSAPWRGINWEKWKGGSYSAKRAEMKIRPVDF encoded by the exons ATGAtttttgtaaagattttattttgtctGCTCTATTGCAGCTtaagttttaaaacaacaaGAGGTCAAAGCAACACAGCAAAAAATACTCCCGATACTTCGACATCAAGCAAGTGCCACAACGTTCACTTCAACAATTATTATTCTGGACCAGCAAATAAGGACATCAAGGCACATCTTCTCAAAATGGAGAATCAACTGGCCGAATTAGAGAAGAAAATCGACGCTTTGACGGGAAACAAAACAACTCTGCCAG CTATGAAAAACTGTGCTGAGCTGTATAAATCCGGCCAAAGAATCACAGGAGTTTACACAATCGACCCCGATGGTTTAGGTGCGTTTGAGGTGTTTTGCGACCAAACATCTTCTAGTGGGGGCTGGACAGTGTTCCAGAAGAGACTCGATGGCTCCGTTGATTTCGTCAATCGCGCCTGGGCGGATTACAAACGTGGATTCGGAAACTTAAATGgtgagttttggctcggactggacaagataCACCGCCTGACCAAAACAAAGAGTAGACTGCGAGTGGAACTTGAAGACACACAAGGAAAGACAGCTTACGCTGAATATGACATGTTTTCTGTTTCCAGCGAAAGAAGCAAATACAGACTTGGCCTTGGGAGGTATACAG GAACTGCTGGTGATTCCTTGAGCTATCATCGAAATATGGCATTCTCCACCAAAGATCGCGACAATGATGATTATTCGATTAACTGTGCCGCAAAATATAGTAGTGCTTGGTGGTACAAAGGCTGTGTCGATGTCAACTTAAACGGCTACTATTACCACGGTCAGCATACTTCGGCCCCTTGGCGTGGTATCAACTGGGAGAAATGGAAGGGTGGTAGTTACTCTGCTAAGAGAGCTGAAATGAAGATCAGGCCCGTGGACTTTTAA